A single genomic interval of Bradyrhizobium japonicum USDA 6 harbors:
- a CDS encoding serine hydrolase domain-containing protein — MDARTPDFSAARTAMERYVDQEIIPGVSWAVLRGRDVVDQQCVGFADREAKAALRPDHIFRAFSNTKIFVTCSIMLLVEEGRIGLDDPVEKFLPQLGNRKVLKQGASSLADVEPAKSPITIRQLLTHSSGLSYGIFDPGTVLFKGYNEARVLNPLTPLSDMIDKLADLPLSYHPGTGWEYSVATDVLGRVVEVVSGHALDTFLKARIFDRLGMVDTGFSVPEAQQGRLVALYTGADVLDPMKPGLTRADNLPYPQAYRRPFPRLSGGGGLVSTLPDMLALVRALLPGSDALLKPDTLRQMMTNQLPAGQTIRFANLGPIPGKGFGLGGAVTFAPMPFDPPNSTGEFQWGGLAGTHWWICPQANTAGVLMAQRHMGFWNPFFFEFKRLAYQAVGG, encoded by the coding sequence ATGGACGCCAGAACACCTGATTTTTCCGCCGCGCGGACGGCGATGGAGCGCTACGTCGATCAGGAGATCATTCCAGGCGTGTCCTGGGCGGTGCTGCGGGGGCGCGATGTCGTCGATCAGCAATGCGTCGGCTTCGCCGATCGCGAGGCAAAAGCCGCGCTCCGGCCCGACCATATTTTTCGCGCGTTCTCCAATACCAAGATCTTCGTGACGTGCTCGATCATGCTGCTGGTCGAGGAGGGCCGCATCGGGCTTGATGACCCCGTCGAGAAATTCCTGCCGCAACTCGGCAATCGCAAGGTGCTGAAGCAGGGCGCCTCGAGCCTTGCCGATGTCGAACCGGCGAAGAGCCCGATCACGATCCGCCAGCTTCTGACCCACAGCTCGGGCCTCAGCTACGGCATCTTCGATCCCGGCACGGTGCTGTTCAAAGGCTATAACGAGGCGCGCGTGCTCAATCCGTTGACGCCGCTCTCCGACATGATCGACAAGCTCGCCGATCTGCCGCTGTCCTATCACCCCGGCACGGGCTGGGAATATTCGGTGGCGACCGACGTGCTGGGCCGCGTCGTCGAGGTCGTCTCCGGCCATGCGCTCGACACCTTCCTCAAGGCGCGCATCTTCGATCGCCTCGGCATGGTCGATACCGGCTTCTCAGTGCCCGAGGCGCAGCAGGGCAGGCTGGTTGCGCTCTACACCGGCGCCGACGTGCTGGATCCGATGAAGCCGGGCCTGACGCGGGCCGACAATCTGCCTTATCCGCAGGCCTATCGGCGGCCGTTTCCGCGGCTCTCGGGCGGCGGCGGTCTGGTCTCGACCTTGCCCGACATGCTCGCGCTGGTACGCGCGCTGCTCCCCGGTTCGGATGCGCTGCTGAAGCCCGACACGCTGCGGCAGATGATGACGAACCAGTTGCCCGCAGGCCAGACCATCCGATTTGCCAATCTCGGGCCGATCCCCGGCAAGGGCTTCGGCCTCGGCGGCGCCGTCACTTTCGCGCCGATGCCCTTTGATCCCCCGAATTCGACCGGCGAATTCCAGTGGGGTGGGCTTGCCGGCACCCATTGGTGGATTTGTCCGCAGGCCAACACCGCCGGCGTGCTGATGGCACAGCGCCACATGGGCTTCTGGAACCCGTTCTTCTTCGAGTTCAAGCGCCTGGCCTATCAGGCGGTCGGGGGCTGA
- a CDS encoding GNAT family N-acetyltransferase: MSDSDLALLDHPIWSALTTSQKHLAEGGPRARRYPVDMTPFADMVDMSEASFAALGDLLAGSQVAALFTPEPVDVPAGFKVVLAETGEQMIGSPADSPLRDAEIVKLGAADVAAMMALTELTKPGPFALRTHELGTFLGIRVGGELVAMTGERMKPGKFVEMTAVCVHPDYRGRGYAQALLAAVARRIEARGEIPFLHVFSHNASAIALYERQGMEIRRRLHVTALMKI; the protein is encoded by the coding sequence GTGTCCGACAGCGATTTGGCGTTGCTGGATCATCCGATCTGGAGCGCACTGACGACGAGCCAGAAGCATCTGGCGGAGGGCGGCCCGCGCGCGCGGCGCTATCCCGTGGACATGACGCCGTTTGCCGACATGGTCGACATGTCCGAGGCAAGCTTCGCCGCGCTCGGTGATCTCCTGGCGGGCTCGCAGGTCGCCGCGCTGTTCACGCCGGAACCGGTCGACGTTCCCGCCGGCTTCAAGGTCGTGCTCGCCGAGACCGGCGAGCAGATGATCGGCTCGCCGGCCGACAGTCCGCTTCGCGATGCCGAGATCGTCAAATTGGGCGCGGCTGACGTCGCCGCCATGATGGCGCTGACGGAGCTGACCAAACCCGGTCCATTCGCGTTGCGCACGCATGAGCTCGGCACGTTCCTCGGCATCCGCGTTGGTGGAGAATTGGTCGCGATGACGGGCGAGCGGATGAAGCCGGGAAAATTCGTCGAGATGACGGCCGTCTGCGTGCATCCGGACTATCGCGGGCGCGGCTACGCGCAGGCGCTGCTCGCGGCGGTCGCGCGCCGGATCGAGGCGCGCGGTGAAATTCCGTTCCTGCACGTGTTTTCTCATAACGCCTCGGCGATTGCGCTGTACGAACGGCAGGGCATGGAGATCCGTCGCCGGCTGCACGTCACGGCGCTGATGAAAATTTGA
- a CDS encoding Lin0512 family protein — MTRVRCITEMGMGVDVHGRDATKAAKRAVSDAIRHSSLGFFRMIGKTANDMFVDVTIAVPNPEAVDKEAVAKELPYGTVTVTAVKGGLEIPSATEVANDPILIANAAVIVSFDKD, encoded by the coding sequence ATGACTCGCGTTCGCTGTATCACCGAGATGGGCATGGGCGTCGACGTCCACGGCAGGGACGCCACCAAGGCGGCCAAGCGTGCGGTGTCGGATGCCATCAGGCATTCGAGCCTTGGTTTCTTCCGGATGATCGGGAAGACCGCGAACGACATGTTCGTCGATGTCACGATTGCGGTGCCCAACCCTGAGGCGGTGGACAAGGAGGCCGTTGCGAAGGAGCTGCCTTACGGCACGGTGACCGTAACTGCGGTCAAGGGCGGGCTGGAGATTCCCTCGGCCACGGAAGTGGCCAACGATCCCATCCTGATTGCCAATGCGGCGGTGATCGTCAGCTTCGACAAGGACTAG
- a CDS encoding acetolactate synthase large subunit: MSGQERKAKGSDLFVAALENEGVDRIFGIPGEENLDLVESLRTSKIELVLTRHEQAAAFMAATHGRLTGKPGVCLSTLGPGALNLSTGAAYAHLGAMPMILITGQKPIMSSRQARFQIVDVVATMKPLTKLSRQIISASSIPTVVRDAFRVAMEERPGPVHLELPEDIAGDEVPAVPVIPVHPIEIPVAHRAALDRAAEMILAARRPLVMMGAATSRPRSTHGIASFVRRTGIPFFTTQMGKGTVPGGTNLYMGTAALSERDYVHDAIDAADLIVAIGHDPIEKPPFIMGPSGPKVIHVSYTPASVELVYFPDAEVVGDVGPSLELLADRLEGKLPQAAALLPLREEILTHIADRATEARWPPTPQRIVHDIRQVIPENGIVALDNGMYKIWFARNYRTRVANTLLLDNALATMGAGLPSAMMAAMLYPERRVLAVAGDGGFMMNSQEMETAVRLKLNLVVLVLEDNAYGMIRWKQAVDHFADYGMTFGNPDFVVYAKAYGAKGHRIESIDSFGRTLDAAFKEGGVHLVVIPIDYSENVRVLVDELRAHEKSKA, translated from the coding sequence ATGAGCGGGCAGGAACGCAAGGCAAAAGGATCGGACCTGTTTGTCGCGGCGCTGGAGAACGAGGGCGTCGATCGCATCTTCGGTATCCCCGGAGAGGAAAATCTCGACCTCGTCGAATCGCTGCGCACCTCCAAAATCGAGCTGGTCCTGACCCGTCACGAGCAGGCCGCGGCCTTCATGGCCGCCACGCACGGTCGGCTGACCGGCAAGCCGGGAGTGTGTCTCTCGACGCTCGGCCCGGGCGCGCTCAACCTGTCCACGGGCGCCGCCTATGCCCATCTCGGCGCGATGCCGATGATTTTGATCACCGGCCAGAAGCCGATCATGAGCAGCCGGCAGGCGCGCTTCCAGATCGTGGACGTGGTTGCGACCATGAAGCCGCTGACCAAGCTCTCTCGGCAGATCATCAGCGCCTCCAGCATTCCGACCGTGGTGCGCGACGCCTTTCGCGTGGCGATGGAGGAACGGCCGGGGCCGGTGCATCTCGAACTGCCCGAGGACATCGCGGGCGACGAAGTGCCGGCCGTCCCCGTGATCCCGGTCCATCCGATTGAAATTCCGGTCGCCCATCGCGCCGCGCTCGACCGCGCGGCTGAGATGATCCTGGCCGCAAGACGTCCATTGGTGATGATGGGAGCTGCGACCAGCCGGCCGCGCTCGACCCACGGCATCGCCAGTTTCGTGCGGCGAACCGGCATTCCGTTTTTCACGACACAGATGGGGAAGGGCACGGTGCCCGGCGGCACCAATCTCTACATGGGCACGGCGGCGCTATCCGAGCGCGACTACGTCCACGACGCGATCGATGCGGCCGATTTGATCGTGGCGATCGGCCATGACCCGATCGAGAAGCCGCCCTTCATCATGGGGCCGTCGGGACCGAAGGTCATTCACGTCAGCTACACGCCGGCCAGCGTCGAGCTGGTCTATTTTCCCGATGCCGAGGTCGTCGGCGACGTCGGCCCGAGCCTGGAGCTGCTCGCCGACCGGCTCGAAGGCAAGCTGCCGCAGGCGGCGGCGCTGTTGCCGCTGCGCGAGGAGATCCTCACGCACATCGCCGACCGCGCGACCGAGGCGCGCTGGCCGCCGACACCGCAGCGCATCGTGCACGACATTCGCCAGGTGATCCCTGAGAATGGCATCGTCGCGCTCGACAACGGCATGTACAAGATCTGGTTCGCGCGCAACTACCGAACCCGCGTCGCCAACACGCTGCTGCTCGACAATGCGCTGGCGACGATGGGCGCCGGCCTGCCGTCGGCCATGATGGCCGCGATGCTCTATCCCGAGCGCCGCGTGCTCGCAGTCGCCGGCGACGGCGGCTTCATGATGAACAGCCAGGAGATGGAGACCGCCGTCCGCCTCAAGCTCAATTTGGTCGTGTTGGTGCTCGAGGACAACGCCTACGGCATGATCCGCTGGAAGCAGGCCGTCGATCACTTCGCCGATTACGGCATGACCTTTGGCAATCCCGATTTTGTCGTCTATGCGAAGGCCTATGGCGCCAAGGGCCATCGCATCGAGAGCATCGACAGCTTCGGCCGGACGCTCGATGCGGCCTTCAAGGAGGGCGGCGTGCATCTGGTCGTGATCCCGATCGACTATTCGGAGAATGTGCGCGTGCTGGTCGACGAGCTGCGGGCGCATGAGAAGTCGAAGGCGTGA
- a CDS encoding LysR family transcriptional regulator, producing MDRFDAMRLFVRLVERQSFTAAAADLGIPRSTASEVLRGLEARLGARLLERTTRHVTPTLDGEDYYRRCVAILAEVEEAETTMRDARPRGLLRIDAHPLLTRTFILPHLPEFLARHPQLDLQIGQGDRLVDLVREGIDCAIRSGEPEDSGMILRRLGTVEEITVASPAYLASHGMPATPDTLDGHQMVAFISSRTGDVLPLEFSVAGGLRNVVLPSRVRVNNSDTMADLARLGFGLTQAPRYRFAADLASGALVEVLAGYPPSPTPLSALYPQNRQLALRLRVFLDWISGIFAEAKL from the coding sequence ATGGACCGATTTGACGCCATGCGCCTGTTCGTCCGCCTCGTCGAACGGCAGAGCTTTACGGCTGCGGCTGCCGATCTCGGCATTCCCCGCTCGACGGCGAGCGAGGTTTTGCGCGGGCTCGAGGCGCGGCTGGGCGCACGCCTGCTCGAACGCACGACGCGGCATGTCACGCCGACGCTCGACGGCGAGGACTATTACCGCCGCTGCGTCGCTATCCTCGCGGAGGTCGAGGAAGCCGAAACCACGATGCGCGATGCGCGACCGCGTGGCTTGCTGCGCATCGACGCACATCCCTTGCTGACCCGCACTTTCATCTTGCCGCACCTGCCGGAATTCCTGGCGCGCCATCCGCAGCTCGACTTGCAGATCGGGCAGGGCGACCGGCTGGTCGATCTCGTGCGTGAGGGCATCGATTGCGCGATCCGGTCGGGCGAGCCCGAGGACAGCGGGATGATTTTGAGGCGCCTCGGCACCGTCGAGGAGATCACGGTGGCGAGTCCGGCTTATCTCGCCAGCCACGGCATGCCCGCGACGCCTGATACGCTCGACGGGCATCAGATGGTCGCGTTCATCTCCTCGCGCACCGGCGATGTGCTGCCGCTGGAGTTTTCCGTTGCCGGCGGGCTGCGCAATGTCGTGCTGCCAAGCCGGGTTCGCGTCAACAATTCCGACACCATGGCCGATCTCGCGCGGCTCGGCTTCGGCCTCACGCAGGCGCCCCGCTATCGCTTCGCGGCGGATCTCGCCAGCGGTGCGCTGGTCGAAGTGCTGGCCGGCTATCCGCCGTCGCCGACGCCGCTCTCCGCGCTCTATCCGCAAAATCGACAGCTCGCGCTCCGCCTGCGCGTCTTCCTCGACTGGATATCAGGCATCTTTGCCGAGGCGAAGCTGTAG
- a CDS encoding tautomerase family protein yields MPFANIKIPQAALSRAQKAEIVHNLTALFAHYFGEAARTHTMVLIEEVPDGGYGRADEVFVVPDAYRASDAATSP; encoded by the coding sequence ATGCCCTTCGCCAATATCAAGATCCCCCAGGCCGCCTTATCGCGGGCGCAGAAGGCGGAGATCGTGCACAACCTCACCGCGCTGTTCGCGCACTATTTCGGCGAAGCGGCGCGGACGCACACGATGGTGCTGATCGAGGAAGTGCCTGATGGCGGTTATGGCCGCGCCGACGAGGTGTTCGTGGTTCCCGACGCCTATCGCGCAAGCGACGCCGCTACCTCACCTTGA
- a CDS encoding O-methyltransferase produces the protein MSDRPHSPIQDPRVNAVLVRLQGARQRPSGGGPRGSFNSRDPHAYAEQGFSIHSEQGELIYLLCRGLRATRVAEFATSVGMSTLYFAAAIRDNGGGTVIGSEIVPAKVETAKRNLAEAGLADYAEIREGDARKTLRDLGGPVDFVLIDGWPGESGPSLAREVIGIVAPQLRVGGYVMNDNAEPDYLDFIRDLKNGFVSMTLPLKGGTELSLKVR, from the coding sequence ATGAGTGATCGGCCCCACAGCCCGATTCAAGACCCACGCGTCAACGCCGTCCTCGTGCGCCTCCAAGGCGCGCGGCAGCGTCCATCAGGCGGCGGGCCGCGCGGCTCCTTCAACAGCCGTGATCCCCACGCCTATGCCGAGCAGGGCTTTTCGATTCATTCCGAGCAGGGCGAACTGATCTATCTGCTGTGCCGTGGCCTGCGTGCCACGCGCGTGGCCGAGTTCGCCACCTCGGTCGGCATGTCCACGCTCTATTTCGCGGCCGCTATCCGCGACAATGGCGGCGGCACCGTGATCGGCTCGGAGATCGTGCCGGCCAAGGTCGAGACCGCCAAACGCAATCTCGCCGAGGCCGGCCTTGCCGACTATGCCGAGATCCGCGAGGGCGATGCGCGAAAAACCTTGCGCGATCTCGGCGGTCCCGTCGATTTCGTCCTGATCGACGGCTGGCCGGGTGAGAGCGGTCCCTCGCTGGCGCGCGAGGTGATCGGGATCGTCGCGCCGCAGCTGCGCGTCGGCGGCTACGTCATGAACGACAATGCTGAGCCCGACTATCTCGATTTCATCCGCGACCTCAAAAACGGTTTCGTCTCGATGACGCTGCCGCTCAAGGGCGGCACCGAGCTCAGCCTCAAGGTGAGGTAG
- a CDS encoding PadR family transcriptional regulator has product MHHGRDHRDFHFGHFAHFVMGRHGGGRRFGRGGHGFFGRGSGGDFPGARRLSSQDLQLVILALLAEKPAHGYELIKIIEERSDGFYTPSPGVIYPALTYLEEVGHSSVEQDGGRKLYSITPQGQAHLAENRATADAILQALSRIGRRMDEVREAFAGVSDLDADASDELHRARHNLKRALRSRHGSDSAEARRIAAILDRAAAEILGK; this is encoded by the coding sequence ATGCACCACGGACGAGACCACAGAGACTTTCACTTCGGGCATTTCGCCCATTTCGTCATGGGCCGGCATGGCGGCGGGCGACGCTTTGGCCGCGGCGGGCATGGCTTCTTCGGGCGCGGCTCGGGCGGCGATTTCCCCGGGGCAAGGCGGCTCTCCTCGCAGGACCTCCAGCTCGTGATCCTGGCGTTGCTCGCCGAAAAGCCGGCTCATGGGTACGAGTTGATCAAGATCATCGAGGAGCGGTCCGACGGCTTCTACACGCCGAGCCCGGGCGTGATTTATCCGGCGCTGACCTATCTCGAAGAAGTCGGCCACAGCAGCGTCGAGCAGGACGGTGGCCGAAAGCTCTACAGCATCACGCCGCAGGGCCAGGCGCATCTCGCCGAGAACCGCGCCACTGCGGATGCAATCCTGCAAGCGCTGTCGCGGATCGGTCGCCGCATGGATGAGGTGCGCGAGGCCTTTGCCGGCGTCAGCGATCTCGATGCCGACGCCTCCGACGAATTGCACCGTGCCCGCCACAACCTCAAGCGCGCGCTGCGTTCCAGGCATGGCAGCGACTCCGCCGAGGCGCGCCGCATCGCTGCGATCCTGGATCGTGCTGCAGCGGAAATCCTCGGTAAATAA
- a CDS encoding carboxymuconolactone decarboxylase family protein — protein MSRVSIKTRDDLPEALRPLWDKMTTYGAFENQAGVMAHRLPIFKHMWSLLVDLAEEGNVSKRHLELALVTVSLLNKCDYCVSHHAPKLAVQGVSEEGAARLVDYRDHPELDELDKLVVEYSIAVTNNWNKTRDEIFVRLRAHFSEAQLVELTWRIALCGAFNRFNDILQLEVEQGVPHSEAAE, from the coding sequence ATGTCGCGCGTTTCGATCAAGACCAGGGACGATCTGCCGGAGGCGCTGAGGCCGCTGTGGGACAAGATGACGACCTACGGCGCGTTCGAGAACCAGGCCGGTGTCATGGCCCACCGCCTGCCGATCTTCAAGCATATGTGGTCGCTGCTGGTCGATCTTGCTGAAGAAGGCAACGTCTCGAAGCGCCATCTGGAGCTCGCGCTGGTCACGGTCTCGCTGCTCAACAAATGCGACTATTGCGTCTCGCACCACGCGCCGAAGCTGGCGGTGCAGGGCGTGTCAGAGGAGGGCGCCGCGCGCCTCGTCGACTACAGGGACCATCCCGAGCTCGATGAGCTCGACAAGCTCGTCGTCGAATATTCCATCGCCGTCACCAACAACTGGAACAAGACCCGCGACGAGATCTTCGTCCGCCTGCGCGCGCATTTCTCGGAAGCCCAGCTCGTCGAGCTGACCTGGCGCATCGCGCTCTGCGGTGCCTTCAACCGCTTCAACGACATCCTCCAGCTCGAGGTCGAGCAGGGCGTTCCCCACAGCGAAGCCGCGGAGTAA
- a CDS encoding MmcQ/YjbR family DNA-binding protein — translation MTPKTFEARCLRLPAATKVVQWEGTSVFKVGGKMFALGGGFAAGSGGYMFKVSDMAYAMLIEHGVARPAPYLARAKWVQLASNNALPDAELTAYLAQAHALIVAKLTRKSRKALGLD, via the coding sequence ATGACACCCAAGACATTCGAAGCCCGCTGCCTGCGCCTGCCCGCGGCCACCAAGGTGGTGCAGTGGGAAGGCACCTCCGTGTTCAAGGTCGGCGGCAAGATGTTCGCGCTCGGCGGCGGCTTTGCCGCGGGCTCCGGCGGCTACATGTTCAAGGTTTCGGACATGGCCTATGCGATGCTGATCGAGCATGGCGTGGCACGACCGGCGCCCTATCTGGCGCGCGCCAAATGGGTGCAACTCGCCAGCAACAACGCACTACCCGATGCGGAACTCACCGCCTATCTGGCGCAGGCCCATGCCCTGATTGTCGCAAAGCTCACGCGCAAATCACGCAAGGCGCTCGGGCTGGACTGA
- a CDS encoding MarR family winged helix-turn-helix transcriptional regulator: MSRPAKAAGKGRKLSNFLCFAVYSANLAFGRAYKPLLDKVGLTYTQYIAMVALSDEDEQTVSALGDKLFLESNTLTPILKKLEQNGYIKRHRDSADERQVRVSLTPAGRRLIEQDLGESVIEATGLGDEFPVVQKTVSRLRDNLLRAIQAPGEKKR; this comes from the coding sequence GTGTCCCGTCCCGCCAAAGCCGCCGGCAAAGGCCGAAAACTGTCGAATTTCCTGTGCTTTGCCGTCTATTCGGCCAATCTGGCCTTCGGCCGCGCCTACAAGCCCCTGCTCGACAAGGTCGGGCTGACCTACACCCAGTACATCGCCATGGTGGCGCTGTCGGACGAGGACGAGCAGACGGTCAGCGCGCTCGGCGACAAGCTGTTCCTGGAATCCAACACGCTGACGCCGATCCTGAAGAAGCTCGAGCAGAACGGTTACATCAAGCGCCACCGCGATTCCGCCGACGAGCGGCAGGTGCGCGTGAGCCTGACGCCGGCCGGCCGAAGGCTGATCGAACAGGATCTCGGCGAGTCCGTGATCGAGGCGACTGGCCTCGGCGACGAATTTCCGGTGGTGCAGAAGACGGTGAGCCGCCTGCGCGACAATCTGCTGCGCGCGATCCAGGCGCCCGGAGAGAAGAAGCGCTGA
- a CDS encoding Ohr family peroxiredoxin encodes MTTAAKLLFTGQTHVTSGPDGAAHANDGSLDIKLAQPHPAAENLFAAAWSACYLGALGLAAAQRKVKLPSQPSVDTTIDLNNANGAFFLRARLDVSVPGVDRAVAQELIEAAHGICPYSKAVHGNIEVTTTLV; translated from the coding sequence ATGACTACCGCTGCAAAGCTTCTCTTCACCGGCCAGACCCACGTCACCTCCGGCCCCGACGGCGCCGCGCACGCGAACGACGGTTCTCTCGATATCAAGCTGGCCCAGCCGCACCCGGCCGCCGAAAACCTGTTCGCCGCCGCCTGGTCGGCCTGCTACCTCGGCGCGCTGGGCCTCGCCGCCGCCCAGCGCAAGGTCAAGCTGCCGAGCCAGCCGTCGGTCGACACCACGATCGACCTGAACAATGCAAACGGCGCCTTCTTCCTGCGGGCCCGTCTCGACGTCAGCGTTCCCGGCGTCGATCGCGCGGTCGCCCAGGAGCTGATCGAGGCGGCGCACGGCATCTGCCCCTATTCCAAGGCCGTCCACGGCAACATCGAGGTGACCACCACCCTCGTCTGA